CAGATGATTCGTCATGATTTAGAATTATCTACCATGCTTGTATACCTCTGCCATACACTTATGTCAATTAAGAACAAATCTGTCATGCCCATACATCGAATCTGTCATCCAAACTGTTTCACCAGCCAGCACCGAATAGAATGAGTGTAAAATTTTGGCACCTAACATCAACCCCCAGCTCTAGAAATTTTCAGGCACAACAAATGTGCATTTGCCTGAGTGATAGCACCATCACCAGTGTGCTGCGGCCATGCCTTTCACTAGAACTTCTGCATCCACTGGGCATGGGATGGGAGCTGCTGGCGAAGCCTTGGGGAaccttttttgtttattttcgtTAAGGACTTCACAACTTTTCCAATAGCTTGCAAATTCTTAAGCTTTGGATAGAAAGCAAGATTTTTGGGCCATCCAGACAGCTAATTCCAGAACACTTGAAGTTGTAGCAGCTCCAGAGCAGAAACAAAGCATAATCTCACGGGTCAGTCATACCTAGCTGAACCAGTGAGTCCCAAGTCCTGACTCTTCATTTTCAGATTACTAATAGCTGAAGCAATAAGAATATGCATTTATGGTATGTTTGATCCATCAAGAATAAGACAAACCTCAAGCTAGCTGGATTCTTATTGCCACATTTACCAAGCTAAAGTTCCCACATCATAGCAGATCAAACTCGAGCAAAAATCAAAGCAAACAAAACATGGTTTCCACAGAAATACATATAGTCTGACAAGTAAAATTGTCTTCCCTTAAACATCTTAGCAATCAAACACCAACATAATCATTTCATATTTCCACTATCAATGACCTAGCAGAATCTCATACTGCCATGCACTTTCCAACATCAATAGTCATCAAgtttctcatactaataatatttctattgAAGTAGTAAAGGTTTGTATTTTTTGTCAAAAATGTCAAAAGACCAGAAAACATcttatttattccttttatcATCACCAATGTCCTTAACAAAATGGCATGAAGGATGAGTGGTTTCTGATGTCCTACAATTTGGAAATGATGAATGTGAAATCTAGGAACTGATACTGTTCAAACCTAATTCAGCCCTGGATCAGGAGTGCCAGATCATCAGAGCTAAAGAAGTTTTATTGAATTGGTAGCATTCAGATTAGTGCTATCATAAAAAGGAATAAGATGAGTTTGAGTTTCTGTCATCATACATGTATCCCATATAAAAACCAATATTCTCAGAATATGCATCACCTGTAACAGAAAGGATACAATAGAAACCCCACACATAAAAtctgtcaaaaagaaaaactgcaCGGATGAATAGTCCAGCTTGAAGGCCAAGTAATTTTGTTTGTGGAAGAAGAGGAGGCAAGAAATAGGTCCGGCACCTCCAACAATCAAGctattatacatattttagtCTTAGATTTACTTCCTTTGCTTCAATTTCATGCATTTCAATTTCCTTTCAATCCTGCTCTGTATTTCGTGAACCTTTGTCACTcatttacaataaaaaaaattattcttctGTTAGTTTTTGATAGcaagaaaaacaagaattaaCAAATGCAAAGTTCTAATCTTTGGATTACAAGGATTTCAACAGGCACAGGAAGAGGGCCAATTCATGTGAATGTCTTCATTTTATCATTCCCTATAATTATCCAGAAGTTTAAAGCTAGTTAACAGCGCAAGATACTGAACTTCAGAAATGATATAATGAAAAGGAAGGTCATTCAAAATGTGCACCTCAATAGTTTAAAGCCGTGCATTTATCCTGTCCCAGTCTGATGGATCTTGAAGAGACAAAGAATTTTCTTCACCCTCATTCTTTTTGGAGGCCGTACTTCTACTTATTGCTTGAGAACAGAGATAGGATACTGACTGCAACCATGAAACCAATGTTGGCTTGCGTGTAACATCGTCAGAATCAGCAACCTGAGCATATAGCTCATTGAGAACCACATTTTGGCCATCCTTTGGTAACTTGATGATCAGCTGTGCCAACAATTTCATCAAGTTTGGTAGCACCTGGAAATCAGGAAAATGCTAAAGTAATGTACATATACCCCAATATGAGTTTATTTTGAACATATACTTGCATTTATTTGGTGTGCATGTATATGGTGTTTCCCAAAATTTTCCCAGCCATCTTTAGAATTTGCAATATTTGGTGCAAAATAAGCACGGATTCTTATCTGGAGTCGtaaacttaagaaaaaaaaagttatgaaCTACAGTTTCATGGAAGTCAAAACTACTTTTAgttatcaaaaatatttccGATATGGAGATTAAAAACAAAGTACAATGGGAACTATAGTAAAGAGGTAAGCACTTACCTGTATATCAACTAGAGAAATAAGCCGTAAAAGCAACTCTAAGATTTTCTTACAAGGTTCAGATTCTCCCTGCCAGTGTTTCCATAGATCAGCCTCCTGAGTGAAACTATCCCTCAAGagcatgttttctttttcaacaaTACTGTGGATACAATAAAATGTGGCTGGACTTCCAGCAGGAAGATTTCGGACCAAGGCTGCAACTCCAGAAGCCATACCCTCAAAAGGAGTAATACCAGGATACCCCTGCATTCATATAAAAGAACAAAGTCAGCACTAAGACTTCAAAGATTGAAATGCCAAACCAGATAAAAAATGCAGCAGCTTAAATACCTCTAAAGACCTCTGCATGTAATAAAAAGCAAGCTGCTCTTTCAGTAATGCTCGTTCATTCTCATCAGAACCTTTCCCCAAAGAAATAAACGCCACAAACATAGAATGTGAGGCTCGAGCTACTTTTCCATTTGGATGTCCCATATATCTAATTGTGTTTGTTATAAGGAGCCAAAATTTAGAGTAACCATATCGAAAACTGAACATCCCAGAAAACctaattaattgtttaataGAGGATACAAGAACATAGTTGGAGCAACCACCCTGCTAAATGCTGCACCTGGCAAACGTTCAACACATGTTGGAATAACCCgcaagtaaaataaaattcggGCAGTTTGCACTTCATCTTTGAACCATCTATATTCCACTTGATGCAGGAATTCTACAGGACaacatttgaaattttatggATAACTAATACTTTTAGTCGAACAAAGAAAACGAGAACAACTTATTGTACAGCCTAAAGTAACTGCACATGaaacaatttcaaattttatgaacAACTAACAGTTCTatgagatagagagagagagagagagaatcaAGTCATTATGCAGCCTAACACAACAAATGcagaatgaaaaaaaaaatgaaataaaccAGGAATACCTTGAGGATTCGTCAAATTAGCATAAGAGGGCATAGATTCTACAAAAGAGTTGCATGCAATCTCACTCTCCTGTACACCCACAACTACACCTCGTATAGTGTCCATGTATTCTGGCAAACGCATCCTACGGAAATATTCCACACAAGAGAATGAAACTAAAATTGAAACAGATGTCTCCATTCGAGCTTCAGTagataattttgaatttagcTTGTACTTAGTAACAGCCAATGAAAAAACTACAACCATAAGGAAGGCAGACTCAGCAATTTTTTCAATATCCCCAAGCAACTCATCCTCTTTCCCATGGAGAACCAAGGTCACCTGTCGATGCCCCAGGTAGAGCTCTCGGCAGAAATGCCATACCATATTTTCCACTATCACCTTGTTCTCTTCATCTATTGAGACATATTGATTGCAGAAAACACCACTTATGGTCCCCGCCTCCTTAAAAGAAAGACTATTCAGGTGTTCTTTAACATCACCAAGCATCATTCCAGGGCTGTCATGATTTAACTCAAGAATCCTTGTATATAAACGTCGCAAGGGAAATATTTCCAATAATAATGCTGAAGCAATGGATATAAGCAGAGAGGCTCGAGAAGACACTAACCCACATCGAGCCAAAGCTAATGAAATGCACTGTAGCAGAAGACTGGTTTTGTAATCATTTTCTATGATAGAAAATCCACCGGTGTCTGCAATCAAACCCTGTGCCACCAATTCTATCTGATTTTCAGCAGAAATCCTTAATCTCGACACTATCTCCAGGCCATGGGCATCTGCTACTGATCTATTCAAAGCTCTCAGAGCACCAGCTGCAGCCATCACGAGAGCAAAAGGTACATAGTTTGGCTTCGGATTCTCTAAAATCCCATGAGCAAACTTATGCAGTTTCTCATCAGAACGTAATTTGATGAACCCAAATATAATCCAATCAACCAAATGCAAAATCATGAGTCCGTGAGAAACATTACCATGTGGTCCATCCTCCTTGCCCCAAATTCCAAAAAATGCATCCAAAATTCTAACATAATATGCATTAACagaagaacatagagcatatCCAATCCCTGCAAGAACATTTGGAATAAGTCCATCAACAGAGCTAACCAGTTTGTAGTATTCATCCAACAGCCTACACAGCAACTCCAAGCAAACTGTCTTAGAGGTTTCAGTTGCAGAAGGCACAAATGCGAATGCACCCAGAAGGAGAACTGCTTCAGCAAATAGCTCAGGGTTTCTCTTAGCATCAAAGTTATTATGTAAACGCTTAGAGAGAACCTCCACTGCTGAATCAACAAGTGCTAAAGATGGCCTAAAGGATTTTCTGACCCAGATATAAAGAAGCCGAAATAACAAAGGATAGGACTCAAGAGGAAGGAAGATATTTTGAGAAGACAAAATGGAAATAAGAAGCTTTGCTTGGGGCTCAGCGACATGAAGGGAAGTTTTATATTGAAGAAGGATCTTCAAAGCTTGAAGATGATTAGGCTGGAATGATTGATGTTGAAACGAGTCTCTAAGTTCAGCCCATGCTTGAATGATGGCCCGAGCAGATGACAAAGACGAGTGGCTTGTGGTTATGCTGCTGCtactattactattattactAGTTCCACTGTTGCTCCTCAGCAATTCTTCAAGAAAAAGGCTGTCATTAGCTTGTCTAGCCATCTTGTTATTCCTTAACTGtcaaaaaagaacaaataaacAACGTAAAAAAAGCACCCATTTCTGTACCGGTTCCGGAAGAGCGAAGAAAAAGGGGATGTTTTGttaataggaaaaagaaagtgttGATAGCCGTAGCGATATAAACAAGAATACTCATCCGAGCCGCAGGAACGTGTACGTAAAGAAACTGCATTTGTTCAGATACAAAACATAGACCATCTCTCCATCTACATAATCGACCAATCAATATCGGCTTGATTCTTATCCATTAAACCATACATCTATATGAAGAGTAACTCATCCAAAATCTTAGGATTAATACCAGACAAccattttgttataaattccCCATTCTTTGATGAATGAACTTGACACAACAGAAAATATTGCAATTTTCTAGTTACGCGacaataaaatgataatcaGACAATTCTAATCTTAACAACACAATATATgtaataacaattaaaaaaaaaaaatgttgcTTAACAGTTGAAACTTGAGAACTGCTaagacaataataataacaataacgATTTCTGAGATACCAACTAAGAAGGGATCTTGAGAAATACCCAGTTAAATAAGCTGTAAGCAAAACATGAATTTGTGTTGCTTCTGAGAGTTCTCCTCCTGCATCTTCTCCAACTCCAAATTCTGCTTCCAGTTACTGCTGTGCCATTAATTTTAAGCTAAAGTGGCATATTACCCCTGAATTTGTAAGTGGAGTCCAACTAACCCCAAATTAACTTTCTTGCCCTGTTATCTATGACATTTGCAAAATTGCATAGTTCACCCCCTTATTTAAGAGATTCATTCACACACTTTTATCAGCAAgtgatataatatattaaaataattaaaaattattgtttttattatcttttttctattcttttatgatttcttttattattctaattgCTCGTTTTTTCTCTCcactctttccttttctttttagcaaAAATTAAGCTTTTAAATTCCATGTTCATGCTTCCAAAAACACGAAATTAGTGTcaaaataatcatataaatCATATCAGAGTTACTATTCCTTTTTATCTTATATCTGCTATAcaatttaaagaaagaaaaaattaatagttacTTGTCGATCAAAGTTGAAATGAATTACTAATACTTTCTCTTTTCCTAATCAAGATTTTGTTATAATGTTATTatgtgtttaaattttaacttgattttaatattgagCAACTAAATTCACggcttttcaaattttttattttagttttgagatataatacttattatttattgtaagaaaatagaaataaaataagatttaattttatttagcaattgtgttttttttctttctttttttataatttaaatataatttatttatctttagcTAATGTGTAAGagtatagaaaaaaatttatatataccaactttattatttttcttctttttgttttgcttacttgaaattttaaaatctatttaaacCTTTTAACCCTGGTACTAGAAGCATCTTCCTATTCagcaaaaatcaatttttccaACTGTCCTTCACACTCCAATTTTCCCATTAATATTTGTAAGATCTTGGCTTCAATTTAAGTCATTATCattgtttttacttttgtaatgttgtttgaaattttcttttgttgattctcattttttttaattgaaggATTCATTGATTCTTTTAATGGTATTTcactttaaaatttagattttcgaaaaaataaaaaaaaatgaaagaaaaagagaaagacactattaatatttttacattacaaaatttattaaattgaaatttttgtcATTAACTAACGCCTTTCTTTTGTGCGCAAACTTAAGAACTAACTAAAGAGTCAACTGAGCCAATTTTGCAAATATCTTAATTGAATTGGTCAAATAATTCCTTACCAATCCAAGAGGCAATTTGCCACTTAACCTTTAAATATAATGGCCCTCAAAGGATATGaattgaaaaaagagaaagaaaaagaaaaaaagaattcaacgTCTCATAGTTACATCagttctttttatctttaagaATTAGCAAAATCTCATTCCAACTTCCAAGAAAAGCTGACGTCTGTATTTATCCTCAAAATCATCTTCACTTTTATATTTGTAGTCGGATTAAACAATTTAAACTCTATTTgctgttattaaatttttattattttataagataatcttattaaatatttttataataatttatgatattaaaataaaaaataaaaatcaatttatttacaataaaatttatataaagtaATAAGAAGTATTTCTAATATAACtgcaataattatatattacacaTCAAGCACTATAACATGTAAAATCCATCTGAATCTagcttattttattaaagtccAACCCATACTCGAAAGTATTGATCTAACTTACTAGTAAATATATACATGGCCCATCTAGTCTAAGCCCGATTATAAGTTATGTTTTGATTTCAACTTTTAAACATAATAGACTACTTTTTATAAGAGTATCCAATTAAGTGActctaaatctaaatatagcccaattagttaaatttaaaacatgACAAAGTCCTCTAAATctatatagattttatattttaagcaTAATATGCCATCTTATAAATCTAATGGATTACAGTTTTCATACTAGGTCAATTTTAAGGCCTATTGTCTATATGTCAGCTTTAATTTAAACAATCACACAACAAATATTTGGCACACATAACAgataaagcaaaaaataaaagataaaaaataaatctagctattacaattCGCCTacgattaaaatttaaaaagtaaaatacttaaaactaagttacaatatataaaatcGCTAAAATCTGATCGTCGACAGGATGGTCGAGCTGAGCATCAAGGAGGTCCATGAGAAAGTCACCATTAAGGTAGAAGAGCTAAAGCTGGGAGAGTTCATCTCCTTGCCTAAAAAGCTGAGTCAACAAGAGCTAGCTGCTCTGATAGAGGACCATATCAGTGatgtattttatgatgatataATCACGTCTGATCTTTATgaggatgatgtttcttttatttctaagaTCAATAATATAAACTCTGATTTCGCTTACTTGTGCGATATTTTTCCTAATAGTAGTGTGCGTTTTAGtaatcatgacatgtgcatgtttgataTAAATTCGGTTTAagttgattcatttaatttaggcataaataaaaatcccaAGAATATTTTGATAGCTCATGATATCTCTTGAGGAGAGGAGAGAATTGAAATaaacaatagaaaaaaaagtagtatTTGCTTGGTCTTATGACAACATGCTAAGATTAGACAGAAAAATAGCAGATTCTGCATCCCAACTTATCCACA
The nucleotide sequence above comes from Ricinus communis isolate WT05 ecotype wild-type chromosome 6, ASM1957865v1, whole genome shotgun sequence. Encoded proteins:
- the LOC8275519 gene encoding uncharacterized protein LOC8275519, yielding MARQANDSLFLEELLRSNSGTSNNSNSSSSITTSHSSLSSARAIIQAWAELRDSFQHQSFQPNHLQALKILLQYKTSLHVAEPQAKLLISILSSQNIFLPLESYPLLFRLLYIWVRKSFRPSLALVDSAVEVLSKRLHNNFDAKRNPELFAEAVLLLGAFAFVPSATETSKTVCLELLCRLLDEYYKLVSSVDGLIPNVLAGIGYALCSSVNAYYVRILDAFFGIWGKEDGPHGNVSHGLMILHLVDWIIFGFIKLRSDEKLHKFAHGILENPKPNYVPFALVMAAAGALRALNRSVADAHGLEIVSRLRISAENQIELVAQGLIADTGGFSIIENDYKTSLLLQCISLALARCGLVSSRASLLISIASALLLEIFPLRRLYTRILELNHDSPGMMLGDVKEHLNSLSFKEAGTISGVFCNQYVSIDEENKVIVENMVWHFCRELYLGHRQVTLVLHGKEDELLGDIEKIAESAFLMVVVFSLAVTKYKLNSKLSTEARMETSVSILVSFSCVEYFRRMRLPEYMDTIRGVVVGVQESEIACNSFVESMPSYANLTNPQEFLHQVEYRWFKDEVQTARILFYLRVIPTCVERLPGAAFSRVVAPTMFLYMGHPNGKVARASHSMFVAFISLGKGSDENERALLKEQLAFYYMQRSLEGYPGITPFEGMASGVAALVRNLPAGSPATFYCIHSIVEKENMLLRDSFTQEADLWKHWQGESEPCKKILELLLRLISLVDIQVLPNLMKLLAQLIIKLPKDGQNVVLNELYAQVADSDDVTRKPTLVSWLQSVSYLCSQAISRSTASKKNEGEENSLSLQDPSDWDRINARL